The genomic stretch GTATAAGAAAGAGAAAGTTCATTACCACCCTTTCCAATTTGGGTAAAATCCAGCAATTAGTAAATAGAATTTCTCCATGGTTGGTAGAGAAAATTATACAGCGATCAGTTAAAACATTTAACAAACAAAACCTAAACTCTGCGAAGGCCCAATTACCAATTGACAGCTTTAATCCTACAAATCGTTGACTTGCAACTCATAGGTCTCCGTCCAGTTTTTTCCAGTAATCAAAAGGTTTCCATCTATTATGGCAATGCCATTGGCTACACCCTGCTGGAAATTTTTTGAAGGAATATTGTCCAATGAAATCACTTCTTCTACCGCACCAGTCTGAGAGTTGATTACCACGATTTCCTTTTCATACCAAACATTGGCATATATCTTTCCATTGTGATATTCTAGTTCATTTAGCTTACCGTGTATACCTTTGTCATCTACCACCTGCAGGCTACCTGTATAAGTAAAATCTTTTGGATTGATATAGTATACGAAGTGCGAACCATTGGACATAATCAGGCTTTTACCGTCATAACAAAGGCCCCAACCTTCAGCCGAAAATGGAACATTAAACTCACCCACTTTTTCAAAAGTGGTTCTATTATATATAAATGCTTTCTGAGCTTTATACGTCAGCTGAAAAATACTATCACCCACCACGGCTATGCCCTCACCAAAAAACTGAGCATCCAAATCCATG from Owenweeksia hongkongensis DSM 17368 encodes the following:
- a CDS encoding glutaminyl-peptide cyclotransferase, which gives rise to MRKIVFLSVIILVQGACQQSATSLVAVSSNLDSYANTRLHWGDPVSIEMETTNHDSIQLQLNGKKVAASNVTLGKENSVLGKNTLKLTVFTGAENTVREVSLLIVSSQKPQRKSYSIINTYKHDASYFTEGFYYEDGMLYEGTGLNGKSKLVTYNLASAKIENSMDLDAQFFGEGIAVVGDSIFQLTYKAQKAFIYNRTTFEKVGEFNVPFSAEGWGLCYDGKSLIMSNGSHFVYYINPKDFTYTGSLQVVDDKGIHGKLNELEYHNGKIYANVWYEKEIVVINSQTGAVEEVISLDNIPSKNFQQGVANGIAIIDGNLLITGKNWTETYELQVNDL